The Actinocatenispora sera genome has a window encoding:
- a CDS encoding YcxB family protein has translation MDIRFVLPAGDERITRLVRFLYGRQFRVVRVCGAILLVAVAALVVTMAFAGVTATDVVVLVGAIVIAVAALGYPAWAERHIRRTQPWAAQSWQYRLGDDGVEITGAPATQYFAWDGIQRAHETPDDVYLLVGRYLAVQLPKHLLGAADLVELRAFLAGRGLSVGSR, from the coding sequence ATGGACATCCGGTTCGTGCTGCCCGCCGGTGACGAGCGGATCACGCGGCTCGTCCGATTCCTGTACGGACGGCAGTTTCGCGTCGTCCGGGTGTGTGGCGCGATCCTGCTCGTCGCCGTGGCCGCGCTCGTCGTGACGATGGCCTTCGCCGGCGTGACCGCGACGGACGTGGTCGTGCTGGTCGGCGCGATCGTCATCGCGGTGGCGGCCCTCGGCTACCCGGCGTGGGCCGAGCGGCACATCCGCCGGACCCAGCCGTGGGCCGCCCAGAGTTGGCAGTACCGGCTCGGCGACGACGGGGTGGAGATCACCGGCGCGCCGGCGACCCAGTACTTCGCCTGGGACGGCATCCAGCGCGCCCACGAGACCCCCGACGACGTGTACCTGCTGGTGGGCAGGTACCTCGCGGTGCAGCTTCCGAAGCACCTTCTCGGCGCCGCGGACCTGGTCGAACTGCGCGCGTTCCTGGCGGGGCGCGGGCTGTCCGTCGGCTCCCGGTGA
- a CDS encoding DUF2330 domain-containing protein has product MTRILRRAAAALAAVVLGPLALIATPAWACACGAVLTHGPAATVADETSLVSYDGHTETITMSLTLTGEPTAAAWFLPVPAKPRFALADVELFNQLANLTAPQAKRVGSDGCDHGACAVPGRPAPQVSVLQRVPVGPYDVATLRASDGSALHDWLAKHGFTLPDSLATGVAPYAKQGWDYVAVRLRPAEGTTSLGRNLPPLSVSFASDELVYPMRLSALASHPQTVRLYVLAGHRMRATGALPTPSDVRYAGWVTPSSVDDPLASMLPRRLFLTRFDLVNLSPARITDDFHFDRAPADTTYRDTTYYADGGPGGTTHPRYDPAQLLLPALGAGAVLFLLLTGVGLTIGRRRTRHPAA; this is encoded by the coding sequence ATGACCCGCATCCTGCGCCGAGCCGCGGCCGCGCTCGCCGCCGTCGTACTCGGGCCACTCGCGCTGATCGCCACCCCGGCGTGGGCCTGTGCCTGCGGCGCGGTCCTCACCCACGGACCGGCGGCCACCGTGGCCGACGAGACCTCGCTGGTCAGCTACGACGGGCACACCGAGACGATCACGATGAGCCTCACCCTCACCGGCGAGCCGACCGCCGCCGCGTGGTTCCTGCCGGTACCGGCGAAGCCGAGGTTCGCGCTCGCCGACGTGGAGCTGTTCAACCAGCTCGCCAACCTCACCGCGCCGCAGGCCAAGCGGGTGGGGAGCGACGGCTGCGACCACGGCGCGTGCGCGGTGCCGGGGCGGCCCGCACCGCAGGTCAGCGTGCTGCAACGGGTCCCGGTCGGGCCGTACGACGTGGCCACGCTGCGGGCCTCGGACGGCTCGGCGCTGCACGACTGGCTGGCGAAGCACGGCTTCACCCTGCCGGACAGCCTCGCCACCGGCGTCGCCCCGTACGCGAAGCAGGGCTGGGACTACGTGGCCGTCCGGCTGCGGCCGGCCGAGGGCACGACGTCGCTGGGACGGAACCTGCCGCCACTGTCGGTCAGCTTCGCCAGCGACGAGCTCGTCTACCCGATGCGGCTGAGCGCCCTCGCGAGCCACCCGCAAACGGTCCGGCTGTACGTGCTCGCCGGGCACCGGATGCGGGCCACCGGGGCGCTGCCGACCCCGTCGGACGTGCGCTACGCGGGCTGGGTGACGCCGAGTTCGGTCGACGATCCGCTCGCCTCGATGCTGCCGCGGCGATTGTTCCTCACCCGCTTCGACCTGGTGAACCTGTCCCCGGCGCGGATCACCGACGACTTCCACTTCGACCGGGCACCGGCCGACACGACCTACCGGGACACCACGTACTACGCCGACGGCGGTCCCGGCGGTACCACCCATCCCCGGTACGACCCGGCGCAGCTGCTCCTGCCGGCGCTCGGCGCCGGGGCCGTGCTGTTCCTGCTGCTGACCGGGGTGGGCCTGACCATCGGCCGGCGCCGGACCCGGCACCCCGCGGCGTGA
- the ispG gene encoding flavodoxin-dependent (E)-4-hydroxy-3-methylbut-2-enyl-diphosphate synthase: MTTVSLGMPEVPPPALAERRQSRQIDVGGVPVGGGAPVSVQSMTTTVTADINATLQQIAELTASGCQIVRVAVPSADDAEALPAIAKKSQIPVIADIHFQPKYVFAAIDAGCAAVRVNPGNIKQFDDKVKEIAKAAADAGTPIRIGVNAGSLDKRLLEKYGKATAEALVESALWECSLFEEHGFRDIKISVKHHDPVVMIRAYRQLAQQCDYPLHLGVTEAGPTFQGTIKSATAFGALLAEGIGDTIRVSLSAPPVEEVKVGIAILESLGMRERGLEIVSCPSCGRAQVDVYKLAEEVHAGLDGLPVPLRVAVMGCVVNGPGEAREADLGVASGNGKGQIFVKGEVIKTVPESQIVETLIEQALRIAEESGAELPEELRGLGPTVEVH; the protein is encoded by the coding sequence ATGACCACGGTCAGTCTTGGCATGCCGGAGGTTCCGCCGCCGGCGCTCGCGGAACGTCGCCAGTCGCGCCAGATCGACGTCGGTGGTGTCCCGGTCGGTGGCGGTGCGCCGGTCAGCGTCCAGTCGATGACCACCACCGTCACCGCCGACATCAACGCCACCCTGCAGCAGATCGCCGAGCTGACCGCGTCGGGCTGCCAGATCGTGCGGGTCGCGGTGCCGTCCGCGGACGACGCCGAGGCGCTGCCGGCGATCGCGAAGAAGTCGCAGATTCCGGTGATCGCCGACATCCACTTCCAGCCGAAGTACGTGTTCGCCGCGATCGACGCGGGCTGCGCCGCGGTGCGGGTCAACCCCGGCAACATCAAGCAGTTCGACGACAAGGTGAAGGAGATCGCGAAGGCGGCCGCCGACGCGGGTACCCCGATCCGGATCGGGGTCAACGCCGGTTCGCTGGACAAGCGGCTGCTGGAGAAGTACGGCAAGGCCACCGCCGAGGCGCTGGTCGAGTCGGCGCTGTGGGAGTGCTCGCTGTTCGAGGAGCACGGTTTCCGCGACATCAAGATCTCGGTCAAGCACCACGACCCGGTGGTGATGATCCGGGCGTACCGGCAGCTCGCGCAGCAGTGCGACTACCCGCTGCACCTGGGCGTCACCGAGGCTGGACCGACCTTCCAGGGCACGATCAAGTCGGCCACCGCGTTCGGCGCGCTGCTGGCGGAGGGCATCGGCGACACGATCCGGGTGTCGCTGTCGGCGCCGCCGGTCGAGGAGGTCAAGGTCGGCATCGCCATCCTGGAGTCGCTGGGGATGCGCGAGCGGGGCCTGGAGATCGTCTCCTGCCCGTCCTGTGGCCGGGCCCAGGTCGACGTCTACAAGCTGGCCGAGGAGGTGCATGCCGGCCTGGACGGGCTGCCGGTGCCGCTGCGGGTGGCCGTGATGGGCTGCGTGGTCAACGGTCCGGGCGAGGCGCGCGAGGCCGACCTCGGCGTGGCGTCGGGCAACGGCAAGGGCCAGATCTTCGTCAAGGGCGAGGTGATCAAGACGGTGCCCGAGTCGCAGATCGTGGAGACGCTCATCGAGCAGGCGCTGCGGATCGCCGAGGAGTCCGGCGCCGAGCTGCCCGAGGAGCTGCGCGGTCTCGGCCCCACGGTCGAGGTGCACTGA
- a CDS encoding GntR family transcriptional regulator — protein sequence MEIHYDVPDPVYVQVADAVDERIRSGEWAVGHRIVSEASMVQEYGIARGTARKAVAVLRDRGLVVSIPGRGHFVAARAKWDQQPAD from the coding sequence GTGGAGATCCACTACGACGTACCCGATCCGGTGTACGTGCAGGTCGCAGACGCGGTCGACGAGCGCATCCGGTCGGGCGAGTGGGCCGTCGGGCATCGAATCGTCTCGGAAGCCTCGATGGTCCAGGAGTACGGCATCGCGCGGGGCACCGCGCGCAAGGCGGTCGCCGTGCTCCGCGACCGTGGGCTCGTCGTGTCCATCCCGGGGCGGGGCCACTTCGTGGCCGCACGCGCCAAGTGGGACCAGCAGCCCGCGGACTGA
- a CDS encoding amino-acid N-acetyltransferase — MEIPTLTVRRARTADVRAIGALIDRYAPERRLLTKPAVTLYEGIQEFRIAERDGRVVGCGAVHVFWEDLAEIRTVAVDPTQRGHGIGHRLVTELLEAARDLGVSRVFVLTFEVDFFARHGFTVIDSDSAVDTGVRRELLRSADEGVAEFLELERVKPNTLGNTRMLRHL; from the coding sequence ATAGAGATTCCAACGCTGACGGTGCGGCGGGCCAGGACCGCCGACGTGCGGGCGATCGGTGCGCTGATCGACCGGTACGCGCCGGAGCGCCGGCTGCTCACCAAGCCCGCCGTCACCCTGTACGAGGGCATCCAGGAGTTCCGGATCGCGGAGCGTGACGGCCGGGTCGTCGGCTGCGGCGCGGTGCACGTGTTCTGGGAGGACCTGGCCGAGATCCGCACCGTCGCGGTCGACCCCACGCAGCGCGGCCACGGCATCGGTCACCGGCTCGTCACCGAGCTGCTGGAGGCGGCACGCGACCTCGGGGTGAGCCGGGTCTTCGTGCTCACCTTCGAGGTCGACTTCTTCGCCCGGCACGGCTTCACGGTGATCGACTCGGACTCCGCGGTCGACACCGGCGTGCGCCGGGAACTGCTGCGCTCGGCCGACGAGGGCGTCGCGGAGTTCCTGGAGCTGGAACGCGTCAAGCCCAACACCCTCGGCAACACCCGCATGCTCCGCCACCTCTAG
- a CDS encoding DUF4081 domain-containing GNAT family N-acetyltransferase, producing MLTVPVRLLGDTDRAEVHRLLDAEPIAAAQVAERVEAGGLTWWRTGARVFGYGPPGRLESLCWLGANLIPVRAGTDAIAGFAELARREGRRCSSIVGESAAVLQLWERLAPHWSPAREIRSCQPLLMTADRAPVAPDPDVRLVRANEVGTLFPASVAMYTEEVGVSPIAEAGGRVYRQRVAELVRSRRAYARFVDGRVVFKAELAVVTRHTAQVQGVWVAPEWRGRGLGTAGMAAVVADALERVAPTVSLYVNDFNTSARRVYERCGFRAVGAFATVLF from the coding sequence GTGTTGACGGTTCCGGTCCGGTTGCTGGGCGACACCGACCGGGCCGAGGTGCATCGGTTGCTCGACGCCGAGCCGATCGCGGCGGCCCAGGTCGCCGAGCGGGTGGAGGCGGGCGGCCTGACCTGGTGGCGGACGGGCGCGCGGGTGTTCGGCTACGGCCCGCCCGGCCGGCTGGAGTCGCTGTGCTGGCTGGGCGCCAACCTGATCCCGGTTCGCGCCGGTACGGACGCGATCGCCGGGTTCGCCGAGCTGGCCCGGCGGGAGGGCCGGCGCTGCTCGTCGATCGTGGGCGAGTCGGCGGCGGTGCTGCAGCTGTGGGAGCGGCTGGCGCCGCACTGGTCGCCGGCCCGGGAGATCCGGTCCTGTCAGCCGCTGCTGATGACCGCCGACCGGGCCCCGGTCGCCCCGGACCCGGACGTGCGGCTGGTCCGCGCCAACGAGGTCGGCACGCTGTTCCCGGCCTCGGTCGCGATGTACACCGAGGAGGTCGGCGTGTCGCCGATCGCCGAGGCCGGCGGCCGGGTCTACCGGCAGCGGGTCGCGGAGCTGGTGCGCTCCCGCCGCGCGTATGCCCGGTTCGTGGACGGCCGGGTGGTGTTCAAGGCGGAGCTCGCGGTGGTGACCCGGCATACGGCGCAGGTGCAGGGCGTGTGGGTGGCGCCGGAGTGGCGCGGCCGTGGCCTCGGTACCGCCGGGATGGCCGCGGTGGTGGCCGACGCGCTGGAGCGGGTCGCGCCGACGGTCAGCCTGTACGTCAACGACTTCAACACCTCCGCCCGCCGGGTGTACGAGCGGTGCGGGTTCCGCGCCGTCGGGGCGTTCGCCACGGTGTTGTTCTGA
- a CDS encoding DMT family transporter translates to MPYVLLAVAIGAEITATSLLKLSAGFTRLWPSVGVAAGYLLSFLLLSLTLRSVPVSVAYAIWSGAGTAVVAAIGMVVFGEPVSLAKIGGIALIIAGVVALNLGGTHAG, encoded by the coding sequence ATGCCGTACGTTCTGCTCGCCGTCGCGATCGGCGCCGAGATCACCGCGACCAGCCTGCTCAAACTCTCCGCCGGGTTCACCCGGCTGTGGCCGAGCGTCGGCGTCGCCGCCGGATACCTGCTGTCGTTCCTGCTGCTGTCGTTGACGCTCAGGAGCGTGCCGGTCAGCGTCGCGTACGCGATCTGGTCCGGCGCCGGTACCGCCGTGGTCGCCGCGATCGGCATGGTGGTCTTCGGCGAGCCGGTCAGCCTGGCCAAGATCGGCGGCATCGCGCTGATCATCGCCGGAGTGGTCGCGCTGAACCTCGGCGGTACGCACGCCGGCTGA
- a CDS encoding M50 family metallopeptidase — MAYAIGVILFALGIVVSLAIHEAGHMFTARGFGMKVSRYFIGFGPTLFSFRRGEVEYGLKAIPAGAFVKIDGMTPLEEEEEVAPADRHRVFWRKPVWQRTLVLIAGSVTHFVLAFVIFWIAAAFVGVPNPKYADFVTGNVPATLGQVSTCVQRTYDAKHPDRCTPKDITGPAKKAGLRPGDTITALNGVATPTYAKLADRIKKTKAGPAKVTFRRDGTTRTTTVTLVSAPRPTGGTADDPTMSDVTVMGIVLVTPQQAGVPTTTTYGPLAGVPHAAELYGQTAKQMGQAVTRIPSKIPNLVSALAGHQRSADTPISVVGASRLGGETVELHAWWFFLMLLAQLNLFVGVFNLVPLLPLDGGHVAIAWFEKLRSWWAARRGRKDPGRVDYLKLMPITYAVVIIFGGLSVLTVAADIINPVTLN; from the coding sequence ATGGCGTACGCGATCGGGGTGATCCTGTTCGCCCTGGGCATCGTGGTGTCGCTGGCGATCCACGAAGCCGGACACATGTTCACCGCGCGGGGCTTCGGCATGAAGGTCAGCCGGTACTTCATCGGCTTCGGGCCGACGCTGTTCTCCTTCCGCCGCGGTGAGGTCGAGTACGGCCTCAAGGCCATCCCGGCGGGCGCGTTCGTCAAGATCGACGGGATGACGCCGCTGGAGGAGGAGGAAGAGGTCGCACCGGCCGACCGGCACCGGGTGTTCTGGCGCAAGCCGGTCTGGCAGCGCACCCTGGTCCTGATCGCCGGCTCGGTGACCCACTTCGTCCTGGCGTTCGTGATCTTCTGGATCGCCGCCGCGTTCGTGGGGGTGCCGAACCCGAAGTACGCCGACTTCGTCACCGGCAACGTGCCGGCCACGCTCGGCCAGGTCAGCACCTGCGTGCAGCGCACCTACGACGCGAAGCATCCGGACCGGTGCACGCCCAAGGACATCACCGGCCCGGCGAAGAAGGCGGGCCTGCGGCCCGGGGACACCATCACCGCGCTCAACGGCGTCGCGACCCCGACGTACGCGAAGCTGGCCGACCGGATCAAGAAGACCAAGGCCGGCCCGGCGAAGGTGACCTTCCGGCGCGACGGCACCACGCGCACCACCACCGTGACGCTCGTGTCCGCGCCGCGCCCGACCGGCGGTACGGCCGACGACCCGACCATGTCGGACGTGACGGTGATGGGGATCGTGCTGGTCACCCCGCAGCAGGCGGGCGTCCCGACCACCACCACGTACGGGCCGCTCGCCGGCGTGCCGCACGCGGCGGAGCTGTACGGGCAGACCGCGAAGCAGATGGGGCAGGCGGTCACCCGCATCCCGAGCAAGATCCCGAACCTGGTGTCGGCGCTGGCCGGCCACCAGCGCAGCGCGGACACTCCGATCAGCGTGGTGGGTGCGAGCCGGCTCGGCGGCGAGACGGTCGAGCTGCACGCCTGGTGGTTCTTCCTGATGCTGCTGGCGCAGCTCAACCTGTTCGTCGGGGTGTTCAACCTGGTGCCGCTGCTGCCGCTGGACGGCGGGCACGTGGCGATCGCCTGGTTCGAGAAGCTCCGGTCCTGGTGGGCCGCCCGCCGCGGCCGGAAGGATCCGGGCCGGGTCGACTACCTGAAACTCATGCCGATCACGTACGCGGTCGTGATCATCTTCGGTGGGCTGTCCGTGCTCACCGTGGCCGCGGACATCATCAATCCGGTCACCCTGAATTGA
- a CDS encoding TetR/AcrR family transcriptional regulator → MSEREAPAGRRGRNDPGRRDRLVDATVAVIAARGVAGLTHRAVADAAGVPLGSTTYHLGSRDELLGAALRAAADDYNRRLRDRFASLTPDADLAEALVEAMLDWLGPQRDRTVVEYELYLAAVRRPALRAAATAWVEQIAAILAEHVDPVTARAVTATVDGLLIEWLVAERAPGRDDLLPVLRHTLAPR, encoded by the coding sequence ATGAGCGAGCGCGAAGCACCGGCGGGCCGGCGCGGGCGCAACGACCCGGGCCGGCGTGACCGGCTGGTCGACGCGACGGTCGCGGTGATCGCGGCGCGCGGGGTGGCCGGCCTGACCCACCGGGCCGTCGCCGACGCCGCGGGTGTGCCGCTCGGGTCCACCACCTACCACCTGGGCAGCCGGGACGAGTTGCTCGGCGCCGCGCTGCGGGCCGCCGCGGACGACTACAACCGCCGGCTGCGCGACCGGTTCGCGTCGCTGACGCCCGACGCCGACCTGGCCGAGGCGCTGGTCGAGGCGATGCTCGACTGGCTCGGGCCGCAGCGCGACCGCACCGTGGTGGAGTACGAGCTCTACCTCGCCGCGGTGCGCCGGCCGGCGCTGCGGGCCGCCGCCACCGCCTGGGTCGAGCAGATCGCCGCGATACTCGCCGAGCACGTCGATCCGGTCACCGCCCGCGCGGTCACCGCCACCGTGGACGGGCTGCTGATCGAGTGGCTGGTCGCCGAGCGTGCACCAGGCCGCGACGACCTGCTCCCGGTCCTCCGCCACACCCTCGCCCCCCGTTGA
- a CDS encoding glutamine synthetase family protein, which translates to MGIDELRRRVAGESVDTVVLAACDLQGRLVGKRFDANFFLAEVVEHGTEACDYLLAVDVEMNTVDGYATSSWDTGYGDLVLTPDLATLRSLPWRDGSALLLADVSTVDGKPIAVAPRQVLRDQLAALAAHGLHPYVGTELEFCVYDDSYEDAWRRGYRELTPANQYNADYSILATGRVEPLLRAIRRGMAGAGMTVESAKGECNLGQHEIAFRYADALTTCDNHTVYKTGAKEIAAAQGRSLTFMAKPNDREGNSCHVHCSLRDDAGGAALAGDGEYGFGPVMRQFLAGQLHCLPELTLLYAPNVNSYKRFRDGSFAPTAVRWGLDNRTCALRVVGHGDSLRVENRVPGGDVNPYLAVAAITAAGRYGIEHELALEPPCTGNAYRQPGARVPATLREAVAVWRNSAVAHELFGADVVEHYAHCAEVELAAFDAAVTDWELRRGFERM; encoded by the coding sequence TTGGGGATCGACGAGCTGCGGCGGCGGGTGGCCGGGGAGAGCGTCGACACCGTCGTGCTCGCCGCCTGCGACCTGCAGGGGCGGCTGGTGGGCAAGCGGTTCGACGCGAACTTCTTCCTCGCCGAGGTGGTCGAGCACGGCACCGAGGCGTGCGACTACCTGCTCGCGGTCGACGTCGAGATGAACACCGTGGACGGGTACGCGACGTCGAGCTGGGACACCGGGTACGGCGACCTGGTGCTCACGCCGGATCTCGCCACGCTGCGGTCGCTGCCGTGGCGGGACGGCAGCGCGCTGCTGCTGGCCGATGTGTCCACAGTGGACGGAAAGCCGATCGCGGTGGCGCCGCGGCAGGTGCTGCGCGACCAGCTGGCCGCGCTCGCCGCGCACGGCCTGCACCCGTACGTCGGGACCGAGCTGGAGTTCTGCGTCTACGACGACTCGTACGAGGATGCCTGGCGGCGCGGCTACCGCGAGCTGACGCCGGCCAACCAGTACAACGCGGACTACTCGATCCTCGCCACCGGACGGGTCGAGCCGCTGCTGCGGGCGATCCGGCGCGGGATGGCCGGTGCCGGCATGACGGTGGAGAGCGCGAAGGGGGAGTGCAACCTCGGCCAGCACGAGATCGCCTTCCGCTACGCCGACGCGCTGACCACCTGTGACAACCACACCGTGTACAAGACCGGGGCGAAGGAGATCGCCGCCGCGCAGGGCCGGTCGCTGACGTTCATGGCCAAGCCGAACGACCGGGAGGGCAACTCCTGCCACGTGCACTGCTCGCTGCGCGACGACGCCGGCGGGGCCGCGCTGGCCGGCGACGGCGAGTACGGCTTCGGGCCGGTGATGCGCCAGTTCCTCGCCGGGCAGCTGCACTGCCTGCCCGAGCTGACCCTGCTGTACGCGCCGAACGTCAACTCCTACAAGCGGTTCCGGGACGGCTCGTTCGCGCCGACCGCGGTGCGCTGGGGGCTGGACAACCGTACCTGTGCATTGCGGGTGGTCGGGCACGGTGACTCGCTGCGGGTGGAGAACCGGGTGCCCGGCGGCGACGTCAACCCCTACCTGGCGGTCGCGGCGATCACCGCCGCCGGCCGGTACGGGATCGAGCACGAGCTGGCGCTGGAGCCGCCGTGCACGGGCAACGCGTACCGGCAGCCGGGCGCGCGGGTGCCGGCGACGCTGCGCGAGGCGGTCGCGGTGTGGCGGAACAGCGCGGTGGCGCACGAGCTGTTCGGCGCCGACGTGGTCGAGCACTACGCGCACTGCGCCGAGGTCGAACTCGCCGCGTTCGACGCCGCGGTCACCGACTGGGAACTGCGCCGCGGGTTCGAGCGGATGTGA
- the dxr gene encoding 1-deoxy-D-xylulose-5-phosphate reductoisomerase, with amino-acid sequence MTTRELVLLGSTGSIGTQAIDVITRNPDRFRVVGIAGGGGNVELLARQALELSVEVVAVARASVTQDLQLAFYAEAQRRGWATGDYRLPKILAGPQAATELAEHPCDLVLNGITGSVGLGPTLAALRAGRTVALANKESLVAGGELVRAVAKPGQLVPVDSEHSALAQCLRGGRATEVARLVVTASGGPFRGRSRDELTDVTPEQALAHPTWEMGPVVTINCANLVNKGLEVIEAHELFDIPYDRIDVVVHPQSIVHSMVQFTDGSTLAQVSPPDMRLPIALALGWPDRVSDAAPAMDWTAAQQWEFLPLDEAAFPAVALAREVGAAGHCRPAVFNAANEECVAAFLAGHLPFPAIVDTIAAVVDQAPAFGVPGNVEDVLTAERWARERARQLCSAF; translated from the coding sequence ATGACGACACGCGAGCTGGTGTTGCTCGGATCGACCGGGTCGATCGGTACGCAGGCGATCGACGTGATCACCCGGAACCCGGACCGGTTCCGGGTGGTGGGCATCGCGGGCGGCGGCGGCAACGTCGAGCTGCTCGCCCGGCAGGCGCTGGAACTGTCGGTCGAGGTGGTGGCGGTGGCGCGGGCCAGCGTCACCCAGGACCTGCAGCTCGCCTTCTACGCCGAGGCCCAGCGGCGCGGCTGGGCGACCGGCGACTACCGGCTGCCGAAGATCCTGGCCGGCCCGCAGGCCGCGACCGAGCTCGCCGAACACCCCTGCGACCTGGTCCTCAACGGCATCACCGGCTCGGTCGGCCTCGGCCCGACGCTCGCCGCGCTGCGCGCCGGCCGTACCGTCGCGCTGGCGAACAAGGAGTCGCTGGTCGCCGGCGGCGAGCTGGTGCGGGCCGTGGCCAAACCGGGCCAGCTGGTGCCGGTCGACTCCGAGCACAGCGCGCTCGCCCAGTGCCTGCGCGGCGGCCGCGCCACCGAGGTGGCCCGGCTGGTGGTGACCGCGAGCGGCGGCCCGTTCCGGGGTCGCAGCCGGGACGAGTTGACCGACGTCACACCCGAGCAGGCGCTCGCGCACCCGACCTGGGAGATGGGCCCGGTCGTCACGATCAACTGCGCCAACCTGGTGAACAAGGGCCTCGAGGTGATCGAGGCGCACGAGCTGTTCGACATTCCGTACGACCGCATCGACGTGGTGGTGCACCCGCAGTCGATCGTGCACTCGATGGTGCAGTTCACCGACGGGTCGACGCTGGCGCAGGTCAGCCCGCCCGACATGCGGTTGCCGATCGCGCTGGCGCTGGGCTGGCCGGACCGGGTGAGCGACGCCGCGCCGGCGATGGACTGGACCGCGGCGCAGCAGTGGGAGTTCCTGCCGCTGGACGAGGCGGCGTTCCCGGCCGTCGCGCTGGCCCGCGAGGTCGGCGCCGCCGGGCACTGCCGGCCGGCGGTGTTCAACGCGGCGAACGAGGAGTGCGTGGCCGCGTTCCTTGCCGGCCATCTACCGTTTCCTGCGATCGTCGACACGATTGCGGCGGTTGTTGATCAGGCGCCGGCCTTCGGGGTACCAGGTAACGTCGAGGACGTGCTGACCGCCGAACGCTGGGCGCGCGAGCGGGCGCGGCAGCTGTGCTCCGCCTTCTGA
- a CDS encoding aldehyde dehydrogenase family protein, with protein MELVNPATGESIGDVPLASVEEADAAIGRAAAAFEAWRAVAPADRGRLLRRFAARIEAHADELAELEVRNSGHPIGNARWEAGNAAAVVDYYSAAPERLCGRQIPVAGGVDVTFHEPLGVVGIIVPWNFPMPIASWGFAPALAAGNTVVLKPAELTPLTALRLGELALDAGLPEHVFTVLPGAGPVVGQRFVAHPAVRKVCFTGSTAVGKQIMAGCADQVKRVTLELGGKSANIVFADADVAAAAAAAPMSFCDNTGQDCCARTRILVQRSAYEPFLAALADALAAVRVGDPREPETQVGPLISAPHRDRVRSYVDDAEVLLRGTAPDGPGFWYPPTVLAGGAGTDRAWHEEIFGPVASVLPFDTEADAIRLANDTAYGLSGSIWTRDLGRALRVGREVRAGNLSVNSHASVRYATPFGGFGSSGLGRELGPDALAGFTETKNVFLADS; from the coding sequence ATGGAACTGGTCAACCCGGCGACCGGGGAGTCGATCGGCGACGTACCGCTGGCGTCGGTCGAGGAGGCGGACGCCGCGATCGGGCGCGCGGCGGCGGCGTTCGAGGCCTGGCGGGCGGTGGCGCCGGCCGACCGTGGGCGGCTGCTGCGCCGGTTTGCCGCGCGCATCGAGGCGCACGCCGACGAGCTGGCCGAGCTGGAGGTGCGCAACTCCGGCCACCCGATCGGCAACGCGCGCTGGGAGGCGGGTAACGCGGCAGCGGTCGTCGACTACTACTCCGCCGCGCCGGAACGGCTGTGCGGCCGGCAGATCCCGGTCGCTGGCGGGGTGGACGTCACGTTCCACGAGCCGCTCGGCGTGGTCGGCATCATCGTGCCGTGGAACTTCCCGATGCCGATCGCGTCCTGGGGTTTCGCGCCGGCGCTCGCCGCCGGCAACACGGTGGTGCTCAAGCCGGCCGAGCTGACCCCGCTGACCGCGCTGCGGCTGGGTGAGCTGGCGCTGGACGCCGGCCTGCCGGAGCACGTGTTCACCGTGCTGCCGGGTGCCGGGCCGGTGGTGGGACAGCGGTTCGTGGCCCACCCGGCGGTACGCAAGGTGTGCTTCACCGGGTCGACCGCGGTGGGGAAGCAGATCATGGCCGGCTGTGCCGACCAGGTGAAGCGGGTGACGCTGGAGCTCGGCGGCAAGTCCGCGAACATCGTGTTCGCGGACGCCGACGTGGCGGCGGCCGCAGCGGCCGCGCCGATGTCGTTCTGTGACAACACCGGCCAGGACTGCTGCGCCCGGACCCGGATCCTGGTGCAGCGCAGCGCCTACGAGCCGTTCCTCGCCGCGCTGGCCGACGCGCTCGCCGCGGTCCGGGTGGGTGACCCGCGCGAGCCGGAAACCCAGGTGGGGCCGCTGATCTCGGCGCCGCACCGGGACCGGGTACGGTCCTATGTGGACGATGCCGAGGTGCTGCTGCGCGGCACCGCACCGGACGGACCCGGCTTCTGGTACCCGCCGACCGTGCTCGCCGGAGGTGCCGGCACCGACCGGGCCTGGCACGAGGAGATCTTCGGCCCGGTGGCGTCGGTACTGCCGTTCGACACCGAGGCCGACGCGATCCGGCTGGCCAACGACACCGCGTACGGGCTGTCCGGCTCGATCTGGACCCGGGATCTCGGCCGGGCGCTGCGGGTCGGTCGCGAGGTACGGGCCGGGAACCTGTCGGTCAACTCGCACGCCTCGGTGCGCTACGCCACCCCGTTCGGCGGGTTCGGCTCCTCCGGGCTGGGTCGCGAGCTCGGCCCGGACGCGCTCGCCGGGTTCACCGAGACCAAGAACGTCTTCCTCGCCGACAGCTGA